Proteins co-encoded in one Sulfuricaulis limicola genomic window:
- a CDS encoding YidB family protein — protein sequence MTMLDEMVGAVVKNLVGGATQGGLMQQALSLVNNPETGGLAGLVQRFSNSGLDKVVSSWIGTGGNLPIEPQQIQQALGSQQINDLASRAGITPDAATRGLAEMLPQIIDKLTPDGNLPTNQMLEQGLSMLRQKFPGS from the coding sequence ATGACCATGCTCGATGAAATGGTTGGGGCGGTAGTGAAAAACCTGGTTGGCGGCGCGACACAGGGCGGGCTGATGCAGCAAGCGCTGTCTCTGGTAAACAATCCGGAGACCGGCGGTCTGGCGGGGTTGGTGCAGCGATTCAGTAATAGCGGCCTGGACAAGGTGGTGTCGTCCTGGATCGGAACGGGCGGCAATCTTCCCATTGAACCGCAACAGATTCAGCAGGCTCTCGGCAGCCAGCAAATCAACGATCTGGCCTCCAGGGCCGGGATAACGCCTGATGCGGCGACGCGCGGACTGGCGGAAATGCTGCCGCAGATCATCGACAAGCTTACACCGGACGGCAATCTGCCAACGAACCAGATGCTCGAGCAGGGCTTGAGCATGCTCAGGCAAAAATTTCCGGGTTCCTAA
- a CDS encoding MEKHLA domain-containing protein: MSAFFVIGIVLNVVLTGLALYWLWRQRIPKPVRNEAGHSRNDHGQKQHEPVGAPDESNGYLAEHVYLLTSSYRHWTGRDLVDAGLSAVEQARVLYEAPFVVASHGTGDDPVFSYANRAALALFETGWPDFTAMPSRLSAEPMERAPRAQLLERVSRRGFIDDYSGIRISAAGRRFRVRNATVWNLMDARGAPAGQAVMFRDWEYL; the protein is encoded by the coding sequence ATGTCCGCCTTTTTCGTGATCGGAATTGTCCTGAATGTCGTGCTCACCGGGCTGGCACTCTACTGGCTGTGGCGCCAGCGCATCCCGAAGCCGGTCAGGAATGAAGCCGGACATTCGCGGAACGATCACGGGCAGAAACAGCATGAACCCGTCGGCGCACCCGATGAATCCAATGGTTATCTGGCGGAACATGTTTATCTGCTGACCAGCAGCTATCGCCATTGGACCGGTCGCGATCTGGTTGATGCCGGCTTGTCCGCGGTGGAGCAGGCGCGGGTGCTGTACGAGGCGCCGTTCGTGGTGGCCTCGCACGGAACCGGCGACGATCCGGTCTTCAGTTACGCCAACCGCGCGGCGCTCGCGCTGTTCGAAACCGGCTGGCCGGATTTCACCGCCATGCCTTCGCGCCTGTCGGCGGAGCCGATGGAACGCGCGCCGCGGGCGCAATTGCTGGAGCGCGTGAGCCGCCGCGGCTTCATCGACGATTACAGCGGCATTCGCATCTCCGCTGCCGGTCGGCGCTTCCGGGTCCGGAACGCCACGGTGTGGAATCTCATGGATGCGCGCGGCGCGCCGGCCGGGCAGGCGGTGATGTTCCGCGACTGGGAATATCTTTGA
- a CDS encoding DsbA family protein, with protein sequence MTSQRILWYFADPMCSWCWGFAPVISAIRDAYADRVKIALMLGGLRPGTTEPMMPKGREEILQHWRDVHRMTGQAFIFDGALPGGFVYDTEPPSRAVIAVGEISPEAVFPYFKSVQEAFYAHGRNVVQTDTLADLAQQHNIESRLFLDRFHSEAVRNKTRTHFEITRQSGVRGFPTVLLQDGAGATGLMLTNGYRPFAELQPVIENWLAAS encoded by the coding sequence ATGACGTCACAACGAATCCTGTGGTACTTCGCCGATCCCATGTGTTCCTGGTGCTGGGGCTTCGCGCCGGTGATCAGCGCCATCCGGGACGCCTATGCGGATCGCGTGAAGATTGCCCTGATGCTGGGCGGCCTGCGGCCCGGGACGACCGAACCCATGATGCCAAAAGGGCGCGAGGAGATTCTGCAACACTGGCGCGACGTGCACCGCATGACCGGTCAGGCTTTCATTTTCGACGGCGCGTTGCCCGGGGGTTTTGTCTACGACACCGAGCCACCCAGTCGCGCGGTGATCGCCGTCGGCGAGATCAGCCCCGAAGCCGTCTTTCCCTATTTCAAATCGGTGCAGGAGGCGTTTTACGCGCATGGACGCAATGTCGTGCAGACGGACACGCTGGCGGACCTGGCACAGCAACATAATATAGAGAGCCGCCTGTTCCTCGACCGGTTCCATTCGGAAGCTGTCCGGAACAAGACCCGGACGCATTTCGAGATAACACGCCAATCCGGGGTGCGTGGCTTCCCGACCGTGCTACTGCAGGACGGCGCCGGAGCCACCGGCCTGATGCTGACCAATGGGTATCGCCCGTTCGCCGAGTTGCAGCCGGTCATCGAGAACTGGCTGGCAGCATCATGA
- a CDS encoding AAA family ATPase — protein sequence MKVIAVANQKGGCGKTTTAINLAACLGKKQQRVLLLDLDPQGHCTLGFGVFNEDARDLYDVFTGEITLEEIILPDVFTGVDVVPATKTLQAAENLPVRRDERDRLLAKYLAPVRDRYDYVVIDCPPSMGLLCFNALAAADLVLIPIEMSLFGMHGIDRMYEIIRELRERHGRDIPVRVLPTLVDSRTRLCRQFLREIGERFADDVLPVMVQFTVRLKEATRQGMPVIAYDPASTVAVQYGRLANETISMLQDHATTDGAGELGTRLPDPAVAVQPDHPASETTTPVLQSDVATDGTGELKPRLGTMKRVFEEARSRLSRQGGLQKVVLRFYDFTGRDVKLAGSFNDWRPDQGVVTRTENGVVEKIVMLMPGTYQYRLVVDGLWQEDPSNPEQVPNYSGGYNSVLQVEEEHETEHA from the coding sequence ATGAAAGTCATCGCGGTAGCCAACCAGAAGGGCGGGTGCGGCAAGACCACCACCGCCATCAATCTCGCCGCCTGTCTCGGAAAAAAGCAACAGCGGGTGCTGCTGCTCGATCTCGATCCGCAGGGACACTGTACGCTCGGGTTCGGAGTGTTCAACGAGGACGCACGCGATCTCTACGATGTCTTTACCGGCGAGATTACCCTTGAAGAAATCATCCTGCCGGATGTTTTCACCGGCGTGGACGTGGTGCCGGCCACCAAAACGCTGCAGGCCGCGGAGAACCTTCCGGTGCGCCGGGATGAACGCGACCGGCTGCTGGCAAAATACCTAGCGCCGGTCCGCGACCGCTACGATTACGTCGTCATCGACTGCCCGCCTTCGATGGGGCTGCTCTGTTTCAATGCGCTGGCGGCGGCCGACTTGGTGCTGATCCCGATCGAGATGAGCCTGTTCGGTATGCACGGCATCGATCGCATGTACGAAATCATCCGCGAGCTGCGCGAGCGCCACGGGCGCGACATCCCGGTGCGCGTGCTGCCAACGCTGGTCGACAGCCGCACGCGCCTGTGCCGGCAATTCCTGCGCGAGATCGGAGAGCGCTTCGCCGACGACGTGCTGCCGGTGATGGTGCAGTTCACGGTGCGCCTGAAGGAGGCCACGCGCCAGGGAATGCCGGTCATTGCCTACGACCCTGCCTCCACCGTTGCCGTACAGTACGGTCGCCTGGCGAACGAAACCATATCCATGTTGCAGGACCATGCCACGACAGACGGCGCGGGCGAACTCGGGACCCGCCTTCCCGATCCCGCCGTTGCCGTGCAGCCCGACCACCCGGCGAGCGAGACAACGACGCCTGTGCTGCAGAGCGATGTCGCCACAGACGGCACGGGCGAACTCAAGCCTCGCCTTGGCACCATGAAGCGCGTTTTCGAAGAGGCGCGCTCACGGCTGAGCCGGCAAGGAGGATTGCAGAAGGTGGTGCTGCGCTTCTACGACTTCACCGGCCGCGACGTGAAACTCGCCGGCAGTTTCAACGACTGGCGACCGGATCAGGGCGTCGTGACCCGCACGGAAAACGGCGTCGTGGAGAAGATCGTGATGCTGATGCCGGGGACTTATCAGTATCGCCTGGTCGTTGATGGCCTGTGGCAGGAGGATCCCTCCAATCCCGAGCAGGTGCCGAATTACTCGGGAGGATACAACTCGGTCCTGCAGGTCGAGGAGGAGCACGAAACAGAACACGCCTGA
- a CDS encoding D-hexose-6-phosphate mutarotase, with the protein MTDLSAANARFGLSGRIRFKEIPGGLVVMEVSNIHGNAAIAMQGGHVMSWHPKSQVEPVVWLSRFAKFAPGKSIRGGVPVCWPWFGPHPADPALPAHGFARTVPWEVTATRELENGASEIALALTETGQARAMWPHRVGVSLRVTVGATLEIALITQNRDDHDLVIGEALHTYFQIGDIGDIRIRGLEGCEYLDKAGGGSARRRQDGPVVLSAETDRIYLNTEAECVIEDARLQRRIRVAKSGSRSTVVWNPWTAKADKMGDFGPDGWRRMVCVESANAAENLVTLVPGAEHRLWVRYAAEALP; encoded by the coding sequence ATGACCGATTTATCCGCAGCAAACGCGCGTTTTGGCCTGTCCGGCCGCATACGTTTCAAGGAAATTCCCGGCGGGCTGGTGGTCATGGAAGTTTCAAATATTCACGGCAACGCCGCCATTGCTATGCAAGGCGGGCATGTCATGAGCTGGCATCCGAAATCGCAGGTGGAGCCGGTGGTATGGCTGTCGCGCTTCGCCAAATTCGCGCCTGGCAAATCCATCCGCGGTGGCGTGCCGGTGTGTTGGCCGTGGTTCGGACCGCATCCGGCGGATCCCGCGTTGCCGGCGCACGGCTTCGCCCGCACCGTGCCGTGGGAAGTAACGGCCACGCGCGAACTCGAGAATGGCGCGAGCGAAATCGCGCTGGCGCTGACCGAAACCGGCCAGGCGCGCGCCATGTGGCCGCATCGCGTCGGAGTTTCCCTGCGGGTTACCGTCGGTGCCACGCTCGAGATCGCGCTGATCACGCAAAACCGGGACGATCATGACCTCGTCATCGGCGAGGCCCTGCACACCTATTTCCAGATTGGCGATATCGGTGACATCCGCATCCGCGGCCTGGAGGGTTGCGAATACCTCGACAAGGCCGGTGGCGGCAGCGCGCGCCGGCGTCAGGACGGGCCGGTGGTTCTTTCCGCCGAGACCGATCGGATCTATCTGAACACGGAAGCCGAGTGCGTGATCGAGGATGCGCGCCTGCAGCGGCGCATCCGGGTGGCGAAATCGGGCAGCCGTTCGACCGTGGTATGGAATCCCTGGACCGCGAAGGCCGACAAGATGGGTGATTTCGGTCCGGACGGCTGGCGCCGCATGGTCTGCGTCGAGAGCGCCAACGCGGCGGAGAATCTCGTGACCCTGGTTCCGGGCGCTGAGCATCGTCTGTGGGTTCGATATGCCGCCGAAGCTTTGCCCTGA
- a CDS encoding molybdopterin oxidoreductase family protein, with product MTPTASGRETKNTTCYMCACRCGIRVTLKDGEIKYIEGNPDHPINKGVICAKGASGIMKQHSPARLTKPLRRKPGSERGANEFEAISWDEAFAMLEERLGKIRATDPKKFALFTGRDQMQALTGLFAKQFGTPNYAAHGGFCSVNMAAGMIYTIGGSFWEFGGPDLDRAKLFVMIGTAEDHHSNPLKIAISKFKRNGGKFISVNPVRTGYSAIADEWVPIKPGTDGALFLALIHVLIKQGLYDRDFLVQYTNAAQLVNVNKDSTEFGMFVRAEVPVEEGCFDPQNKLWWDRHADKAVVTHTPGVDPFLRGEFALPDGTKVKPAFQLLVERVKDYTPEWASAITGIPVETITRLANEMGVTARDQKIELPIAWTDIWGKDHETVTGNPVAFHAMRGLAAHSNGFHTIRALSILMSILGTIDRPGGFRHKAPFPRPIPPCAKTPKGPEGVRPGKPLDGMALGWPADPDDLFVDPDGTPVRIDKAFSWEYPLSVHGLMHNVITNAWRGDPYKIDTLLIFMANMAWNSTMNTVEVRKMLNDKDENGEFKIPFLVVCDAFQSEMVSYADLVLPDTTYLERHDVMSMLDRPISEFDGPVDAVRIPVVPPKGECKPFQEVLIELGTRLKFPAFVDGKGNRKFKNYPDFIINYEIEPGAGIGFLAGWRGKGGEKFMKGEPNPNQWEMYAKNNCVYHHELPRSFQYMRNWNKGYLEWAQRHRLTRYAEPILIHIYSDVLQQFRLAAQGKTQGKQPPAHLRKRIETYFDPLPFYYEPLEAQLTDKRKYPLNAVTQRPMAMYHSWDSQNAWLRQIHTHNYLFVNPKTAATQGIRDGDWVWVESPWGKVRGMCRYSEATEPGTVWTWNAIGKQPGAWNLEPRANEARKGFLLNHLISEELPSMPEGEHLSNSDPVTGQAGWYDVRVRLYKADPAEEKVTWPQFATLAPVPGQPVRHKNWMAYVAGKILGD from the coding sequence ATGACGCCAACAGCCTCCGGCCGCGAGACCAAGAACACGACCTGCTACATGTGTGCTTGCCGCTGCGGCATCCGCGTGACGCTCAAGGATGGCGAGATAAAATACATCGAGGGCAATCCCGATCATCCCATCAACAAAGGCGTGATTTGCGCCAAGGGCGCCTCGGGCATCATGAAGCAACACTCGCCGGCGCGCCTGACCAAACCGCTGCGGCGCAAACCGGGCAGTGAGCGTGGCGCCAACGAATTCGAGGCGATTTCCTGGGACGAGGCCTTCGCCATGCTGGAAGAGCGCCTCGGAAAAATCCGCGCCACCGATCCGAAAAAATTCGCCCTGTTCACCGGACGCGACCAGATGCAGGCGCTCACCGGCCTGTTCGCCAAGCAGTTCGGCACGCCGAACTATGCGGCACACGGCGGCTTCTGCTCGGTCAACATGGCGGCCGGCATGATCTACACCATCGGCGGCTCGTTCTGGGAGTTCGGCGGGCCGGACCTCGATCGCGCCAAGCTGTTCGTGATGATCGGCACCGCCGAGGACCATCACTCGAATCCGCTCAAGATCGCCATCTCCAAGTTCAAGCGCAACGGCGGCAAATTCATCTCGGTCAATCCGGTGCGCACCGGCTACTCGGCGATCGCCGACGAGTGGGTGCCGATCAAGCCCGGCACCGACGGGGCGCTGTTCCTGGCGCTGATCCACGTGCTCATCAAGCAGGGCCTGTACGACCGCGACTTCCTGGTGCAGTACACCAATGCCGCGCAGCTGGTGAACGTCAACAAGGACTCGACCGAGTTCGGCATGTTCGTGCGCGCCGAGGTACCGGTGGAAGAGGGCTGTTTCGACCCGCAGAACAAGCTGTGGTGGGACCGCCATGCCGACAAGGCCGTGGTCACGCATACCCCCGGCGTTGATCCGTTCCTGCGCGGCGAGTTCGCGCTGCCGGATGGAACCAAGGTCAAGCCGGCGTTCCAGCTGCTGGTGGAACGCGTCAAGGACTACACGCCGGAATGGGCCAGCGCCATTACCGGTATTCCGGTGGAGACCATCACGCGCCTGGCCAATGAAATGGGCGTGACCGCGCGCGACCAGAAGATCGAGCTGCCCATCGCCTGGACCGACATCTGGGGCAAGGACCATGAAACCGTGACCGGCAACCCGGTGGCGTTCCACGCCATGCGCGGGCTGGCCGCGCACTCGAACGGTTTTCACACCATCCGCGCGCTATCGATACTGATGAGTATCCTCGGCACCATCGACCGGCCCGGAGGCTTCCGCCACAAGGCGCCGTTCCCGCGCCCGATCCCGCCCTGCGCCAAGACGCCGAAGGGCCCGGAAGGCGTGCGCCCCGGCAAGCCGCTGGATGGCATGGCGCTCGGCTGGCCGGCCGACCCGGATGACCTGTTCGTCGACCCGGACGGCACGCCGGTGCGCATCGACAAGGCCTTTTCCTGGGAATATCCGCTGTCGGTGCACGGCCTGATGCACAACGTCATCACCAACGCCTGGCGCGGCGATCCGTACAAGATCGACACGCTGCTGATCTTCATGGCCAACATGGCGTGGAACTCGACCATGAACACGGTCGAGGTACGCAAGATGCTGAACGACAAGGACGAGAACGGCGAATTCAAAATTCCGTTCCTGGTCGTGTGTGACGCATTCCAGTCGGAAATGGTGAGCTACGCCGATCTGGTGCTGCCGGATACGACTTACCTCGAGCGCCATGACGTGATGAGCATGCTCGACCGGCCGATCTCCGAGTTCGACGGCCCGGTGGATGCGGTGCGTATCCCGGTGGTGCCACCCAAGGGCGAGTGCAAGCCGTTCCAGGAAGTGCTGATCGAGCTTGGCACGCGCCTCAAGTTCCCGGCGTTCGTGGACGGCAAGGGGAACCGCAAGTTCAAAAACTATCCGGACTTCATCATCAACTACGAGATCGAGCCTGGCGCCGGCATCGGTTTCCTGGCCGGCTGGCGCGGCAAGGGCGGCGAGAAATTCATGAAGGGCGAGCCCAACCCGAACCAGTGGGAAATGTACGCCAAGAACAATTGCGTGTACCACCACGAGCTGCCCAGGTCGTTCCAGTACATGCGTAACTGGAACAAGGGCTATCTCGAATGGGCGCAACGCCACCGCCTGACGCGCTATGCCGAGCCGATCCTGATCCACATTTACTCGGACGTGTTGCAGCAGTTCCGGCTCGCGGCGCAGGGCAAGACCCAGGGCAAACAACCCCCGGCGCATCTGCGCAAGCGCATCGAAACTTACTTCGATCCGCTGCCGTTTTACTATGAACCGCTCGAGGCCCAGCTCACCGACAAGCGCAAATACCCGCTCAACGCGGTGACGCAGCGGCCGATGGCGATGTATCACTCGTGGGATTCGCAGAATGCCTGGCTGCGCCAGATCCACACGCACAACTATCTGTTCGTGAATCCGAAGACCGCCGCCACCCAGGGCATCAGAGACGGCGACTGGGTGTGGGTGGAGTCGCCGTGGGGCAAGGTGCGCGGCATGTGCCGCTACAGCGAGGCCACCGAACCCGGCACGGTCTGGACCTGGAACGCCATCGGCAAGCAACCCGGCGCCTGGAATCTCGAACCGCGCGCGAACGAGGCGCGCAAGGGCTTTCTGCTCAATCACCTGATCTCGGAAGAACTGCCGTCGATGCCGGAAGGCGAACATCTTTCCAACTCCGATCCGGTGACTGGCCAGGCCGGTTGGTACGACGTGCGCGTGCGCCTCTACA